In the genome of Drosophila melanogaster chromosome 4, one region contains:
- the CG33978 gene encoding uncharacterized protein, isoform D encodes MLQPREDNKISDIFHKKYDTSTSTRRMMYSTYYNFNLSRVLFTTLLFTMMHIETSHAINQSYHVSPTPTLPAISGDERNQLERHSFKEHRETKKFNTSYELKNENNFLHGSISEKVLDEARYNLATHLMSNGVELIITNEKEKYIENIGLTTQKVTSNNSQPILITIRSDKPLTLAPSTLKNQLTLSLPPIRKDPPSIPKNVFVRKICLTTYTYHTTNVKNGSFHLVSKKVVITNSFTEDRNYLQASNSMIADVTFSKTPDLLVAMYPTTYHYFNTIDRGQSTPIMFTSKDTVTSTIMRPKHSLALPHSIIDVSPSTKTYFSYILFTRTLYDELGNSIHITRKKNFTEVVLTQPFHDSTYMNTKVTDIVSSVAQFNNSSSSAMNYEESDYLIIYSTKAMLETQTFCTSIYNSSLTITKEACERDIRVPNHQLKRQTHLIKNIITDTVGSSLLNSNILLSLKSKLLLISNKHKRESIVTIITLLPGEIIRVTGVYIIQTPNLNIFATSKKQNIFISSTISLLSATSMSSERNPTLITKKADFDENFRKELKNDSLYTSPFTYNNTELMLSASENSDIYIRTKNKLIHSRLSSATSKTSAIKILGLESFRPVVNVVAHVLTKQFVNLQKDQPYTQYNEGCPKSNRIQSQTISTVMEQPVYIPLAQNISEELKENRLKSDHLGKLNISILHIYPPRMDALRNTKKNISARHEYAGYMKTSRIYENELMNTGIPIRPGEVITANANVIFGRPNINVGVSHNFNENKMTVNNRHTISLKSLPLNNPTYSNIWDNSQNKRAKIDYASMLKPAIPINHQKQLKSATIHSRFSPIKILQKNPSLKYSSSFNPIIHLDAAFYRHHILDIFRIPQKITSLSVSKSYFAMSNSPEYSFSQDVHHDPVKTSLSNVTPLILSKLSIVQQIKLKSNVISHTINMHAGPLTFETESESIPYATTVKGYTGTFFISHIKIPIRDEKIDVHITPNRKSLLSHEYDNLDHDKYYNKVKFHGVSFGSIMAPNKKPDVYQNDFPSQPTARLDSTHNGELTKHINEAPYMNVKAFTEPDQTAAFNNFKNKNLFSSTILNKMWSVISTNSKSSTKKNCTEDLCKLFLAKYANSHPKYFTEHSGINTTVPKPSNFSAYYSSISSEYNNFTSSLTSRGLTSINDIKVQTSNMELSNSLLYNLGSLRTIQEPHFEPGQDLLSVTLCVTRNVKNCKNSLIHKLKNDDKMLEPSEIMQDDTNSLLQKSMEADFVSLAVKNSITEKIAKNLNTLEVVKTEVIDAQKYIDLKNIIVNTSKTNVMKPVFISVQKVLISQDSSYVSILNGSEYVVDPYNVKDYSIPSGSGDNFEMENIQSFSRHTDFRNKSSSSLISNSKPDQIINASSDLRNMPFRADLIDSMSQRIDLIKQKSKTACDPKCRLNKNEICVTYGNSTESIGICECRPSFGRMFPDRPCKPTYTYEMRIQTYWTENHLLKFSNNIKSNSLIEYRHISKILLEAADRMVMQSDYRDIFHGVQLQSVFAKTNDTLMVTYLLQLSENSNEDQLTTVFQKYLRQSNFSIGGTRLYTSREGLQFLTIKDFDECRNEHFYDCSPNAQCFNLIGSYTCSCKKGYVDKSENSLYPGRHCLNNIIGCDKCNYNGKCVNVSAEKSHKEIAICKCYAWYAGTKCQVNLKVIILFILTSGAILSLVLFLFLLIITKRKKQVDWKTSQLFIASSSLSPSLTTSTKSVREMENVGELCKVMTLISKKEYNEVNNHFISPETHKKTIVIENYTNAIASTKVQDLNIKGAFTQNDILYGSTDRGSQHEDQINRSLTLRIPRAKFRFPDISQNSCLCHKGKRSSLNITGKILVQKDDDYMAAYRSFGPSCEKDLKYLTLSDNLFYRGNTVAKADLVPVGYGVSSLITDQIESPTLDENISINKAYSNSSSALNEDSNTMTERDLGSTFLLPHTHLYKTDKVCCSSRYYLRNLN; translated from the exons atgctTCAGCCACGTGAAGACAACAAAATATCGGATATTTTCCATAAAAAATACGACACTTCAACCTCGACAAGAAGGATGATGTATTCTACTTATTACAATTTCAACTTGAGCCGTGTTCTGTTTACCACACTCCTATTCACAATGATGCACATTGAAACTTCCCATGCAATTA ATCAGTCTTATCATGTGAGTCCGACACCAACTTTGCCGGCAATATCCGGGGATG AGCGCAATCAATTAGAACGGCATAGTTTCAAAGAACATAGGGAGACCAAGAAATTTAATACAAGTTACGAGCTGAagaatgaaaacaattttctcCATGGCTCTATCTCGGAAAAAGTATTAGACGAAGCCAGGTACAATCTTGCCACTCACCTTATGTCAAATGGAGTGGAACTAATAATTACCAACGAAAAAGAGAAATACATTGAAAACATAGGGTTGACAACCCAAAAAGTAACCAGTAATAATAGTCAACCAATTTTAATAACCATACGATCCGACAAGCCCTTGACATTGGCCCCAAGTACCTTAAAAAATCAGTTGACTTTATCATTGCCTCCAATTAGAAAG GACCCACCCAGTATTCCCAAAAACGTATTTGTAAGAAAAATTTGTCTAACTACTTACACATATCACACAACCAATGTTAAAAATGGAAGCTTTCATTTGGTTAGCAAAAAAGTGGTTATAACCAACAGTTTTACAGAAGATCGAAATTACCTTCAAGCAAGTAACTCGATGATAGCAGATGTCACTTTCTCAAAG ACTCCAGATTTACTAGTCGCTATGTATCCAACAACTTATCACTATTTTAACACAATTGATCGAGGACAGTCGACTCCAATAATGTTCACATCAAAAGATACTGTTACAAGCACAATTATGAGACCAAAGCACTCCTTGGCTCTTCCACATTCAATCATAGATGTTTCGCCCAGCACAAAAACATACTTCagttatatattatttacgAGGACCTTATATGATGAACTAGGGAATTCAATACATATCACacgtaaaaaaaattttactgAAGTAGTTCTTACACAGCCCTTTCATGATTCAACTTATATGAATACAAAAGTAACTGATATCGTTTCGAGTGTGGCgcaatttaataattcatcTTCATCTGCAATGAATTATGAAGAATCTGACTATCTTATAATATATTCAACGAAAGCCATGTTAGAAACACAAACTTTTTGCACTAGTATATATAATTCTAGTTTGACCATAACAAAGGAAGCATGTGAAAGGGATATAAGAGTTCCCAACCATCAATTAAAGCGTCAAACTCacttaataaaaaacataataacCGATACCGTGGGTAGTTCGCTGTTAAACtcaaatattttactttcGTTAAAATCTAAACTTTTGCTTATAAGTAATAAACATAAACGGGAAAGTATTGTTACAATAATCACATTGCTGCCAGGTGAAATTATCCGAGTAACGGGTGTCTATATAATTCAAACACccaatttaaacattttcgccaCGTCGAAGAAacagaatatatttataagctCGACAATAAGTTTACTCAGCGCTACATCAATGAGTAGTGAACGAAATCCAACATTAATTACTAAGAAAGCTGACTTTGATGAGAATTTTAGAAAGGAATTAAAGAATGATAGCCTTTACACTAGCCCTTTCACCTACAATAATACAGAATTAATGTTATCGGCGTCTGAAAATAGCGACATATACATAcgaactaaaaataaattaatacattCGCGGCTTAGTTCTGCAACTTCCAAGACTAGTGCTATTAAGATACTTGGCCTGGAGAGTTTTCGTCCTGTGGTAAATGTTGTGGCACACGTATTAACAAAACAGTTCGTTAATTTACAAAAAGATCAGCCGTACACCCAATATAACGAAGGATGCCCAAAGTCCAATAGAATTCAAAGCCAAACTATATCAACAGTAATGGAACAACCAGTATATATACCTTTGGCTCAAAACATATCAGAAGAATTAAAGGAAAATCGCTTAAAAAGTGACCATCTAGGCAAACTAAATATTagtatattacatatatatccaCCGAGAATGGACGccttaagaaatacaaaaaaaaatatatcagcTCGACATGAGTATGCAGGATATATGAAAACGTCAAGGATATATGAAAACGAATTAATGAATACGGGTATTCCTATTAGACCCGGAGAGGTCATAACAGCCAACGCTAATGTTATTTTTGGAAGGCCAAATATAAATGTTGGAGTATCCCACAATTTTAACGAGAATAAAATGACAGTAAACAATCGTCATACAATATCTCTAAAATCATTGCCCTTAAATAATCCAACGTATTCAAATATTTGGGATAATTCGCAAAATAAAAGAGCTAAGATAGACTATGCCAGCATGTTAAAACCTGCAATACCTATAAATCATCAAAAACAACTGAAGAGTGCAACCATACATTCTAGGTTTTCCCCCATAAAAATCTTGCAGAAAAACCCCAGCCTGAAATATTCTTCTTCTTTTAATCCCATAATTCACCTCGATGCTGCATTTTATAGACATCACATCTTAGACATATTTCGGATACCACAAAAAATTACAAGTCTTTCAGTTTCTAAAAGTTATTTTGCGATGTCAAATTCTCCTGAGTATTCCTTTAGTCAAGACGTCCATCACGACCCCGTAAAAACGTCGTTATCCAATGTAACGCCCCTCATCTTATCAAAACTATCAATTGttcaacaaataaaattaaaaagtaatgTAATTAGTCATACAATTAATATGCATGCCGGTCCTCTAACTTTTGAAACGGAATCTGAAAGCATTCCGTATGCGACAACCGTAAAAGGATATACCGGTACTTTTTTTATAtcacatataaaaatacctATAAGAGACGAAAAAATTGATGTGCACATAACACCCAATCGCAAAAGTCTACTTTCTCATGAGTACGATAATTTAGACCACgacaaatattataataaagtTAAATTTCACGGTGTTTCCTTTGGAAGTATAATGGcgccaaataaaaaacccGATGTCTATCAAAATGACTTTCCCTCCCAACCAACTGCTAGACTAGACAGTACGCATAATGGTGAACTAACAAAACATATTAATGAGGCTCCTTATATGAATGTGAAAGCTTTTACAGAACCAGATCAAACAGCAGCGTTTAATAACTTTAAGAACAAAAATCTTTTCAGCAGcactatattaaataaaatgtggtCAGTGATAAGCACAAATTCTAAGTCGTCtaccaaaaaaaattgcaCTGAAGATTTATGTAAGCTATTTCtagcaaaatatgcaaattcacATCCTAAATACTTTACAGAGCATTCTGGAATCAATACAACTGTTCCAAAACCTTCAAATTTCAGCGCTTACTATTCATCTATTTCTAGtgaatataataattttacaaGCTCATTAACTTCTCGCGGGCTAACGTCGATAAATGACATCAAAGTGCAAACATCTAACATGGAACTTTCAAATAGTCTTCTGTACAATTTAGGTTCATTGAGGACAATACAAGAGCCACATTTTGAACCCGGCCAAGATTTACTTAGTGTGACCTTGTGTGTAACACGCAAtgtaaaaaactgtaaaaataGTTTGATACATAAACTAAAGAACGATGATAAAATGCTTGAACCCTCTGAAATTATGCAGGATGATACAAATTCTCTTTTACAAAAATCAATGGAAGCAGATTTCGTTTCACTGGCAgtgaaaaattcaattacagaaaaaatagccaaaaatttaaatacgtTGGAAGTCGTTAAAACAGAGGTTATTGatgcacaaaaatatatagaccTGAAAAATATTATTGTGAATACTTCGAAAACAAATGTAATGAAGCCGGTTTTCATTAGTGTTCAGAAAGTACTAATATCTCAAGACAGTTCTTATGTTAGTATTTTAAATGGCTCGGAATATGTAGTGGATCCATATAACGTGAAAGACTATAGCATACCCTCTGGCAGTGGAGATAattttgaaatggaaaatatccAATCCTTCTCTAGGCACACCGATTTTAGAAATAAATCGAGCTCTTCATTAATCTCTAACTCGAAACCAGATCAGATTATTAATGCCTCCAGCGACCTAAGAAATATGCCCTTCAGAGCAGATCTAATAGATTCTATGTCACAGAGAATtgatttaataaaacaaaaatctaAAACTGCTTGCGATCCCAAATGcagattaaataaaaatgaaatatgcgTTACCTATGGCAATAGTACCGAATCTATAGGTATTTGTGAATGTCGACCCAGTTTTGGACGTATGTTTCCGGATCGCCCTTGCAAAC CTACTTATACATACGAAATGAGAATTCAAACCTATTGGACGGAAAAccatttattaaaattcagcAATAACATAAAAAGTAATTCCTTAATAGAATATCGACATATTAGTAAAATATTATTGGAAGCCGCCGATCGCATGGTTATGCAATCTGATTACAGGGATATATTTCACGGTGTGCAACTACAAAGTGTTTTTGCTAAAACGAATGACACTTTAATGGTCACCTACCTCCTACAG tTATCAGAGAATAGCAATGAAGATCAGCTTACAActgtttttcaaaaatatttacggCAAAGCAACTTTAGTATTGGAGGCACCAGATTGTACACCTCAAGGGAAGGGCTCCAATTCCTAACAATTAAGG ATTTTGATGAATGTCGCAACGAACATTTTTATGATTGTTCCCCTAATGCGCAATGTTTTAACTTAATTGGAAGTTACACTTGCAGTTGTAAGAAGGGTTACGTAGATAAATCAGAGAACAGCTTATACCCCGGTCGCCATTGCCTAAATAATATCATCGGTTGCGATAAATGTAATTATAACGGCAAGTGCGTCAATGTTTCGGCTGAAAAGAGCCATAAAGAGATAGCAATATGCAAGTGCTATGCTTGGTATGCCGGAACAAAGTGCCAAGTTAACTTAAAAGTTATAATACTATTTATTCTAACAAGTGGCGCAATTTTGTCTTTGgttctatttctgtttttacTTATAATCACCAAGCGGAAAAAACAAGTCGATTGGAAAACAAGCCAATTATTCATTGCGTCTTCATCATTAAGTCCAAGTTTAACAACCTCAACCAAATCTGTccgcgaaatggaaaatgtcgGTGAATTATGTAAAGTCATGACATTAATATCTAAGAAG GAATATAATGAAGTGAATAATCATTTCATATCACcagaaacacacaaaaaaacaattgtGATTGAAAATTACACGAACGCAATAGCTTCCACAAAAGTACAAGACTTAAATATAAAAGGAGCATTTACACAGAATGACATTTTATATGGTAGTACTGACCGTGGCTCACAACACGAAGACCAAATTAATCGATCTCTTACTCTCAGAATTCCACGAGCAAAATTTCGATTTCCCGATatttctcagaattcttgttTATGTCATAAAGGGAAAAGATCTAGTTTAAATATTACAGGGAAAATATTAGTGCAAAAAGATGACGATTATATGGCCGCCTATCGTTCTTTTGGTCCAAGCTGTGAGAaagatttaaaatatttaactttatcAGATAATCTTTTCTACAGAGGTAATACTGTAGCGAAAGCTGATCT